AAAGTCATTCAGAACAAATTTTTAGACTATACTTCGCAGCGGAATCTGGCTCTTAAAAATGCTTCCAACAACTGGGTCTTATTTTTAGATGCCGATGAAAGAATTACTCCGGAATTAAAAGAAGAAATCCTGAATGAGGTAAACAAACCCGAAACCAGGGATGCTTATTTTTTCCTGAGAAAATTCTATTTTAACCAAAAACCGATACATTTTTCCGGTACTCAAACCGATAAAAATTACAGACTCTTTAAAAAGGAAAAAGCCCATTATATCCCTGAAAGGCTGGTACATGAAACCTTAAAAGTGGACGGAACAGTGGGCATATTGAAAAACAAACTACTGCATTATTCCTACGACAACTATGAGGTTTATAAAAAGAAAATGATTAATTACGGTATATTAAAAGGGAAAGAGCTTTTCCTGAAAGGAAAAAAATACAGCATTTTCACGCATTACCTGAAAACCGTTTTTAAATTCATAAGAGCATATCTGCTCCGTCTGGGAATTTTAGACGGGAAAAGCGGGTTTATTCTTTCCTATTTACAGGCTTTAAGTGTACACCACACCTATAAATCGTTAAAAATAACCCAAAAACAAAATATATAACTGATTCTCACGATATAAGTCATAGATAATAAAACTTTTATTTTTTTAATTAACATACCCTGATGAACAAAAAAATTTGTTTGATAAGCTTCGATAACTGGCAGTATGACAAATACATTATCAAGTCATTACAGCATAAAAATATTGATGCCTATCATATCAATCTAGGAAGTTATAAACATGCCAATTTATTATCTAGGGTCATTAATTCATTCTCTAAAATATTCCTGAGAATAAACTTAAAGACAAAGAAAAAACAGGAACATATCCTTGCCGAACTTCAGAAGAACGGTATGCATGATATTATCCTGGTTATCAATCCCGATGTTATTGAACTGGCTTATCACCAACAAATTAAACAGCATACCAAAAAATATATCGCTTATTTATACGACAGCCTGCACCGGTGTCCTGTAGATCATTTGCTGAAAGCCGATTTATTTGATGAGATTTATTCTTTTGATGAAGAAGATGCGAAAGCCAACAACTTCACCAAAATGAATAACTACATCTATTTTGACAAGCAGGAAATTCCTGCCGAAAAACCAAAATACAAAGCGATAACCGTTTCTTCTTTCGATAAACGCTTCCCGGTATACAATGCTATTGCGAACCAGCTGGAAAAAATGCAGTATCCGTTCAATTTCATTTTTGTGAGCCATAATATGCGGTTTAAAAAACTGAAATTCAATTCTAAAGCAGCAGCAGATCTGAAAACCAACAAGCTTTTAAAATTCCAGTCTAAAAAAATCAGACTGAAACAGCTGTTAAAACTATATGCCGAAGCCGAAGTTATTTTTGACATTGTCCAAAACAGGCAAACCGGACTGAGTTTCAGGGTTTTTGAAGCCATGGGAATGCAGAAAAAACTGATTACGGATAATAAATCCATCACCAAATATCCGTTTTACAATCCGCAGAACATCCTGATTGTGGACAGGGATAATCCGGTTATTGAAAAAGATTTTTTAGAAACGCCTTATCAGCCCATACCCGATGAGATCTACAATCAGTACACTATAGATACCTGGGTTAATAAAATTTTTAAACTGTAATTCAACTATATGAACATCCTGATCCTCACAAGAGAATACAAGCACCCCTTATTGCCACCCTGCGGCGGAACCGGTAATTTCAATGCATTACTGGCCAAAGAACTGGTTAAAAGAGGGCACAAGGTTCAGGTATTCGGTGTGTTGAAGACCAATATCGATTTTGAAGACGAAGGGGTTCAGGTACATTATATCAAAAGCCTGTTTAAAAGGAATGTTTTTTTAAATTTCCTGAGATCCATTACCCAGAAAATTCCTTTTCTGATGCCGTATCACTTTCAGTTACATGAAAGAGAGAAAAAGGACATCAGCAAAAAGCTCTATTCTTTTATAAAGAAACAGCAGCTCGCTGTTGATATCATTGAAAATCATGACTTTGAAGGACTTTCGTTATTTCTGGACAGCTCCATTCCCTATGTTGTAAGATGCCACGGTTCTTTTTCGGTACTGGAAAAATATTTCCATTACAAGGTGGAAGCCGGGCGGAAACATTGCGAAAGAGAGGCTTTTAAAAAGGCTAAAAACGTAATTGCCGTTTCAAAATTCTCGGAGCAGGTCAACCGGGAACTATTTGGTGTTCCGGATTTCAAACTGATTTACAACGGGATCAATGTTCAGGAATTTCAACGGGATACGACTGTAAATACAATCCCCTATTCCCTGTTTTATATGGGGAACTGCTCGGTCGAAAAAGGAGCCGATACGGCTTTTAAAGTGTTTCAGATTCTGGCAAAGCAGTTTCCGGAAGCCACTTTACATTATGTTGGCAGAGCGACACCTTATCAGGAAGAACTGCAGCAGGATATTAAAGCGGCCGCTTTAACCGAAAAAGTTATTTTCCACGGCTATCAGCCCAAAGAAAGCATTATCAGACTGCTCAGCAGTGCCAACGTGATTATCTGTCCTTCCAAAGGGGAGAATTTCAGTCTGGCATTACTGGAAGCTCTGGCGCTGTCCAAACCGGTCGTTACTTCGGGTATCGATTCTTTTAAAGAAGTAATTGTTTCGGGCGATAACGGTTTTATCTGTGAAACCGAAAACGATTATGTAACACATATCAGCGATTTGTTCAAAAATCCGGCGCTGGCTGGCGAAATAGCCGAAAATGCCCGAAAAACAGTAGTGGAAAACTTCAGTATCGAAAAGATGATGACCGAAACGGAAGACTACTATACCGCTGTAATTCAAAAACATTCTTAACTTTCCAAAACGAACCTTTCTTTTACCTACCATGACAAAGCCAACACTATCCGTAATTATGCCGGTTTTCAATGCCGAAAAATACCTGCAGGAAGCTATTGACAGTATCCTGAATCAGACATTTTCCGATTTTGAACTCCTGATCCTGAACGATAAATCGACCGACAACAGTAAAGCGATTATTGAAAGGAATGCGGCCAAAGACCCGCGTATTGTTTTTATTGATAAGGTTGTAAATGTTGGCCCTGCCAATTTAAGAAATGAAGGTTTTGAAACGGCACAAGGTACATTTGTTGCGTTAATGGATGCCGACGATATTTCCAAACCGGATCGTTTTGCCAAACAGATAGACGCTTTAACCCAAAATCCTGAAATTGGGGTTTGCGCAACTTTTTATACGCTTTTCAGAGAAAACGGAAAACGCCAGTTAATCAGTGTGCCAACGCAGCATGCCGACATTAAAAGGGCTTTTCTTTTCTACAATCCTATTGGAAATCCAACAATTATGCTTCGAAAAGAGGCGTTAAAAGATTTCCGTTTTGACAATGATTTCGTTCCTATCGAAGACTATGAGCTTTGGAACCGACTGCTTGATGAAACCACATACATAAACCTGCCGGAATCTCTGTTGGATTACCGCTGGCATGACACGAACATCAGTCAGACCAAAATTGACAATGTTAATCGCGCCTTACAGAAAATCCGCCTGGCACAGCTGGAAAAGAATTTTGGCATTGCCGCTACCCATCCCAACATTAACGGTTTTTTGAATGCCCTTGATTTTAAAAGAGGTTTAGCGCCCGAAGCGATCATCGGTACCATTGAAGCTGCCAAAGCCTTGTTTGCCATTAACAACAGGGAGCATCTTTACAACGAAAAAGCGTTTGAGAAGCAGATTACCCAAATTGTAGTGCGAACTATCCGGAAATCTAAAGAATACAACAAATCGTTCCTGAACTATCTGAAAACCGACGGTAAGGTTTTCTATCAGAAAGTAAAATGGATCGACAGAATAGTGATTATGTTGAAATCGTTACGATAGCTTTTATTGTCCGGAGAATTTTTTGACATAATATCTTGCTTTTCTCCAGATTCGGCTTGCCCGTATCCGTTTTCCTCTGTAAG
This region of Flavobacterium inviolabile genomic DNA includes:
- a CDS encoding glycosyltransferase family 4 protein, giving the protein MNILILTREYKHPLLPPCGGTGNFNALLAKELVKRGHKVQVFGVLKTNIDFEDEGVQVHYIKSLFKRNVFLNFLRSITQKIPFLMPYHFQLHEREKKDISKKLYSFIKKQQLAVDIIENHDFEGLSLFLDSSIPYVVRCHGSFSVLEKYFHYKVEAGRKHCEREAFKKAKNVIAVSKFSEQVNRELFGVPDFKLIYNGINVQEFQRDTTVNTIPYSLFYMGNCSVEKGADTAFKVFQILAKQFPEATLHYVGRATPYQEELQQDIKAAALTEKVIFHGYQPKESIIRLLSSANVIICPSKGENFSLALLEALALSKPVVTSGIDSFKEVIVSGDNGFICETENDYVTHISDLFKNPALAGEIAENARKTVVENFSIEKMMTETEDYYTAVIQKHS
- a CDS encoding glycosyltransferase family 2 protein produces the protein MTKPTLSVIMPVFNAEKYLQEAIDSILNQTFSDFELLILNDKSTDNSKAIIERNAAKDPRIVFIDKVVNVGPANLRNEGFETAQGTFVALMDADDISKPDRFAKQIDALTQNPEIGVCATFYTLFRENGKRQLISVPTQHADIKRAFLFYNPIGNPTIMLRKEALKDFRFDNDFVPIEDYELWNRLLDETTYINLPESLLDYRWHDTNISQTKIDNVNRALQKIRLAQLEKNFGIAATHPNINGFLNALDFKRGLAPEAIIGTIEAAKALFAINNREHLYNEKAFEKQITQIVVRTIRKSKEYNKSFLNYLKTDGKVFYQKVKWIDRIVIMLKSLR
- a CDS encoding glycosyltransferase family 2 protein, which translates into the protein MSQNNNVKISGLIITYNEEKNIREVIECLDFVEEIIVLDSFSSDRTVEIAASYPKVKVIQNKFLDYTSQRNLALKNASNNWVLFLDADERITPELKEEILNEVNKPETRDAYFFLRKFYFNQKPIHFSGTQTDKNYRLFKKEKAHYIPERLVHETLKVDGTVGILKNKLLHYSYDNYEVYKKKMINYGILKGKELFLKGKKYSIFTHYLKTVFKFIRAYLLRLGILDGKSGFILSYLQALSVHHTYKSLKITQKQNI